In Primulina eburnea isolate SZY01 chromosome 5, ASM2296580v1, whole genome shotgun sequence, a single window of DNA contains:
- the LOC140832810 gene encoding uncharacterized protein isoform X1 — protein sequence MAEKLAPEKKHSFVHNGQKVFDWDQTLEEVNMYISLPPNVPKKLFYCKIGSKHVEVGIKGNPPYLNHDLTAPVKTDCSFWTLEDEILHLTLQKRDKGQTWSSPIVGEGQLDPYTTDLEQKRLMLQRFQEENPGFDFSQAQFNGNCPDPRNFMGGIHSS from the exons ATGGCGGAGAAATTGGCTCCTGAGAAAAAGCACAGCTTCGTACATAATG GGCAGAAGGTGTTCGATTGGGACCAAACGCTTGAAGAGGTGAATATGTACATATCGCTTCCGCCTAATGTTCCGAAGAAGCTATTTTATTGTAAGATTGGCTCCAAGCATGTTGAAGTTGGGATCAAAGGGAATCCTCCTTACCTTAAT CATGATCTTACGGCTCCGGTGAAGACCGATTGTTCATTTTGGACTCTTG AAGATGAGATATTGCACTTAACATTGCAGAAGAGGGACAAAGGTCAGACATGGTCTTCGCCTATAGTGGGTGAAGGCCAGTTAGATCCCTACACTACAGATCTAGAACAGAAGCGGCTTATGCTTCAACGATTTCAAGAAGAG AATCCAGGCTTCGATTTCTCACAGGCTCAGTTCAATGGAAATTGCCCTGACCCAAGGAACTTTATGGGAGGAATCCATTCTAGTTGA
- the LOC140832810 gene encoding uncharacterized protein isoform X2, translating into MKVFDWDQTLEEVNMYISLPPNVPKKLFYCKIGSKHVEVGIKGNPPYLNHDLTAPVKTDCSFWTLEDEILHLTLQKRDKGQTWSSPIVGEGQLDPYTTDLEQKRLMLQRFQEENPGFDFSQAQFNGNCPDPRNFMGGIHSS; encoded by the exons ATG AAGGTGTTCGATTGGGACCAAACGCTTGAAGAGGTGAATATGTACATATCGCTTCCGCCTAATGTTCCGAAGAAGCTATTTTATTGTAAGATTGGCTCCAAGCATGTTGAAGTTGGGATCAAAGGGAATCCTCCTTACCTTAAT CATGATCTTACGGCTCCGGTGAAGACCGATTGTTCATTTTGGACTCTTG AAGATGAGATATTGCACTTAACATTGCAGAAGAGGGACAAAGGTCAGACATGGTCTTCGCCTATAGTGGGTGAAGGCCAGTTAGATCCCTACACTACAGATCTAGAACAGAAGCGGCTTATGCTTCAACGATTTCAAGAAGAG AATCCAGGCTTCGATTTCTCACAGGCTCAGTTCAATGGAAATTGCCCTGACCCAAGGAACTTTATGGGAGGAATCCATTCTAGTTGA